One window of Marinobacterium aestuarii genomic DNA carries:
- the dctP gene encoding TRAP transporter substrate-binding protein DctP, whose protein sequence is MLMLKKLIKGAALSAAIVLTPQLAQAEEWKFAIEEIPGSIMDSYAQEFKQRIEAKTNGDVTVKIYPLGTLGTPTELVEQVADGVVQFANVSVGNLGTIVPESQIFLLTYTLPSDSDSVSKLLGSSPVIYDQLGQDFENKGLKLHRLYSEGPQVWTTNRDIRSPADFDNFKMRVMVSPILLQAYEDLGASPTPLAFGEVYGALQLKQVDGQVNPVSAIEEMKFYEVTDYMIWAGEQELVTSVLSGTDWYETLSPARQQLVSDTTAELQDYIHGIVDRFNAEKLEKIKAARPEIKMVQLSDAERAAFRERSQATHAAYVDIVGDRGQSLLDALLAEVEAL, encoded by the coding sequence ATGCTAATGCTCAAGAAACTGATTAAAGGTGCCGCACTCTCGGCCGCCATCGTCCTGACACCACAGCTGGCCCAGGCCGAAGAGTGGAAATTCGCCATTGAAGAAATTCCGGGCTCGATCATGGACAGCTACGCCCAGGAGTTCAAGCAACGCATCGAAGCCAAGACCAACGGCGATGTCACCGTCAAGATCTACCCCCTCGGCACCCTGGGCACGCCCACCGAACTGGTCGAACAGGTCGCCGACGGCGTGGTGCAGTTCGCCAATGTTTCAGTCGGCAACCTGGGCACCATAGTGCCTGAATCCCAGATATTCCTGCTCACCTACACCCTGCCATCCGATTCGGACTCGGTCTCGAAACTGCTCGGCTCCAGCCCGGTGATCTACGACCAGCTCGGCCAGGACTTCGAAAACAAGGGTCTGAAACTGCACCGTCTCTACTCAGAAGGGCCGCAGGTCTGGACCACCAACCGCGACATCCGCAGCCCGGCCGACTTCGACAACTTCAAGATGCGGGTCATGGTCTCGCCCATTCTGCTGCAGGCCTATGAAGACCTGGGTGCCAGCCCGACACCCCTGGCCTTCGGCGAGGTCTACGGCGCCCTGCAGCTCAAGCAGGTCGACGGCCAGGTCAACCCGGTCTCGGCCATCGAGGAAATGAAGTTCTATGAAGTCACCGACTACATGATCTGGGCCGGCGAACAGGAACTGGTGACCTCGGTCCTGTCCGGTACCGACTGGTACGAAACCCTGAGCCCGGCGCGCCAGCAGCTGGTCAGCGACACCACTGCCGAACTGCAGGACTATATCCACGGTATCGTCGATCGCTTCAACGCCGAGAAACTCGAAAAGATCAAGGCTGCACGCCCCGAGATCAAGATGGTGCAGCTGAGCGACGCAGAACGCGCCGCCTTTCGTGAACGCAGCCAGGCCACCCATGCCGCCTACGTCGATATCGTCGGTGATCGCGGCCAGTCCCTGCTGGATGCCCTGCTGGCCGAAGTCGAAGCGCTCTAA
- a CDS encoding TRAP transporter small permease, which yields MSQRDMTTHQTIAQGATMRPSRSIAGRLFTLLDAVIGKAEMYVLGWGIIIMALNTIANVFGRYLFSQSIYFTEELNEFLIVIITFMGLGYVTRKGRHIRMSALYDVLPARARKLLMILIAAVTAVAMLALAWYAFEYVAKIARRGRVTPALQFPLYLTYIWVVLGFLVTGIQYLLTVFRNLDLADTDVYISYSTVDAYEDPEISEVMHLYNQDHPAEDDTGQASANNDNNTR from the coding sequence ATGAGCCAACGAGACATGACAACCCATCAGACAATTGCCCAGGGGGCGACTATGCGACCCTCCCGTTCCATCGCCGGCCGCCTCTTCACACTGCTCGACGCGGTCATCGGCAAGGCGGAAATGTATGTACTGGGCTGGGGCATCATTATCATGGCCCTGAATACCATCGCCAATGTATTTGGCCGCTACCTGTTCTCCCAGAGCATCTATTTCACCGAAGAGCTCAACGAATTCCTCATCGTGATCATCACCTTCATGGGGCTGGGCTATGTGACCCGCAAAGGCCGCCATATCCGCATGTCGGCGCTCTATGATGTGCTGCCGGCACGGGCCCGCAAGCTGCTGATGATTCTGATTGCCGCGGTCACGGCCGTGGCCATGCTGGCTCTGGCCTGGTATGCCTTCGAGTATGTCGCCAAGATTGCCCGCCGCGGCCGCGTGACGCCGGCACTGCAATTCCCGCTCTACCTGACCTATATCTGGGTGGTACTCGGCTTCCTGGTCACCGGCATCCAGTACCTGCTGACCGTGTTCAGGAACCTCGACCTGGCCGATACGGATGTCTACATCTCCTACAGCACCGTCGATGCCTACGAAGACCCGGAGATTAGCGAGGTAATGCACCTCTACAACCAGGACCACCCTGCCGAGGATGATACGGGACAGGCATCAGCGAATAACGACAACAACACACGATAA
- a CDS encoding TRAP transporter large permease, translating to MAMVMLGIMLALLLAGFPMMMPLLAATVAAFLFYLPDLSLQLVVQQMIGGVKPAALIAVPMFILAADIITRGHSADRLVDVVMRFMGHIRGGLAVSVTAACALFGAVCGSTQATVVAVGGAMRPRMLKAGYNDSFSIALIINAADLAYLIPPSIGMIIYGVISGTSISELFIAGIGPGLLIIALFSIYCIWYAKKHNIPVEPKASWGERLSSVRRAVWPLGFPAIVVGGIYGGIFSPTEAAAICVLYALILETLVFRSIKLREIFDIALSTGAVTSVVFILIAAGAAFSWVLSYAQIPQQLIAAIGLEGAGPIMTLVALNIAFFVGCMFVDSIVVILILVPIFAPLVQAAGLDPVLVGVLITLQVAIGAATPPFGCNIFTAVAVFRRPFMDVIRGVPPFLIILFAATVLIVAFPPIALFLRDLAFR from the coding sequence ATGGCTATGGTAATGCTCGGTATCATGCTTGCACTGCTGCTCGCAGGCTTCCCAATGATGATGCCCCTGCTGGCCGCCACCGTCGCGGCCTTCCTTTTCTACCTGCCGGACCTGAGCCTGCAACTGGTGGTGCAGCAGATGATCGGTGGCGTCAAACCCGCTGCCCTGATCGCGGTACCCATGTTTATCCTCGCCGCCGATATCATCACCCGCGGCCATTCGGCGGATCGCCTGGTGGATGTGGTAATGCGTTTCATGGGCCATATCCGTGGCGGCCTGGCGGTTTCCGTCACCGCCGCCTGTGCCCTGTTCGGTGCCGTCTGCGGCTCGACCCAGGCCACGGTGGTGGCCGTGGGCGGCGCCATGCGCCCGCGCATGCTCAAGGCCGGTTATAACGACAGCTTTTCCATCGCCCTGATCATCAATGCCGCGGACCTGGCCTACCTGATCCCGCCGTCGATCGGCATGATCATCTATGGCGTGATTTCCGGCACCTCCATCTCCGAGCTGTTTATCGCCGGCATCGGGCCCGGGCTGCTGATCATCGCGCTCTTTTCGATCTACTGCATCTGGTACGCCAAAAAGCACAATATCCCGGTCGAGCCCAAGGCCAGCTGGGGCGAGCGCCTGAGCTCGGTACGCCGTGCCGTCTGGCCGCTGGGCTTTCCGGCCATCGTCGTCGGCGGCATCTATGGCGGCATCTTCAGCCCGACCGAGGCCGCGGCCATCTGCGTGCTGTACGCCCTGATACTGGAAACCCTGGTGTTTCGCTCGATCAAGCTACGGGAGATCTTCGATATCGCCCTGTCGACGGGCGCCGTCACCTCGGTGGTCTTTATCCTGATCGCCGCGGGTGCGGCCTTCTCCTGGGTGCTGTCCTACGCGCAGATTCCGCAGCAGCTTATCGCCGCCATCGGGCTGGAGGGCGCCGGCCCCATCATGACCCTGGTCGCGCTCAACATCGCCTTCTTCGTCGGCTGCATGTTCGTCGACTCCATCGTCGTGATCCTGATCCTGGTGCCGATCTTCGCTCCCCTGGTCCAGGCCGCCGGCCTCGACCCGGTGCTGGTCGGCGTACTGATCACGCTGCAGGTCGCCATCGGCGCCGCCACACCACCCTTCGGCTGCAATATCTTCACCGCCGTGGCGGTGTTCCGCCGCCCCTTCATGGACGTGATTCGCGGCGTACCGCCCTTCCTGATAATCCTGTTCGCAGCCACGGTACTGATTGTCGCCTTCCCGCCCATCGCGCTCTTCCTGCGGGACCTGGCGTTTCGGTGA
- a CDS encoding helix-turn-helix domain-containing protein: protein MDIGEVAKLSGVPASTLRYYEDKGLIRSVGRRGLRRLFGGGVLERLALIALGRSAGFSLDEIAGMLGTGAEPRIDRRQLNAKADELDVTIRRLTAMREGLRHVADCSAPGHLECPRFRRLMELAAAGALGDGRDGRKAPAPRRRADPPAVT, encoded by the coding sequence ATGGATATCGGCGAAGTGGCGAAACTATCCGGCGTACCGGCGTCGACATTGCGTTACTACGAGGATAAAGGCCTGATTCGATCGGTGGGGAGGCGTGGGCTGCGACGCCTGTTCGGAGGCGGAGTGCTGGAGCGCCTGGCGCTGATTGCGCTGGGGCGCTCGGCGGGATTCTCGCTGGACGAGATCGCCGGCATGCTGGGCACAGGCGCGGAACCCCGGATCGATCGCCGGCAACTGAACGCAAAGGCCGACGAGCTCGACGTCACCATCCGGCGGCTTACCGCGATGCGCGAGGGACTGCGGCATGTCGCCGACTGTTCGGCGCCGGGTCATTTGGAGTGCCCGAGGTTTCGCCGCCTGATGGAGCTGGCGGCGGCCGGGGCTCTCGGTGACGGACGCGACGGCAGGAAGGCGCCGGCACCGCGCCGTCGCGCCGACCCACCGGCTGTTACCTGA
- a CDS encoding DUF2938 domain-containing protein yields the protein MNVLAFTLLTGIGATLVMDLWGLVRARLFGIPAADYAMVGRWLGHMPRGRFRHGAISRAAAVTGETLIGWSAHYLTGIAYAALLTGIWGSDWISHPSIGPALIVGIGTIAAPFLLMQPGMGAGIAASRTPRPNAARFHSLLNHAIFGLGLYLAAVTISLFLQA from the coding sequence ATGAACGTATTGGCATTCACCCTGCTGACCGGGATCGGCGCCACCCTGGTGATGGACCTGTGGGGACTCGTCCGCGCCCGCCTGTTCGGGATTCCCGCCGCCGATTACGCGATGGTCGGACGCTGGCTCGGCCACATGCCCCGGGGCCGCTTTCGTCACGGGGCCATCTCCAGGGCCGCCGCCGTGACAGGCGAAACGCTGATCGGCTGGAGCGCCCATTACCTGACGGGCATCGCCTACGCGGCACTGCTGACCGGCATCTGGGGAAGCGACTGGATATCACACCCATCGATCGGACCTGCGCTGATCGTCGGGATCGGCACCATTGCAGCGCCTTTCCTGCTGATGCAGCCGGGCATGGGCGCCGGCATCGCCGCATCCCGCACACCCCGTCCGAATGCCGCCCGCTTCCACAGCCTGCTCAACCATGCCATCTTCGGGCTGGGGCTCTACCTGGCGGCTGTGACTATTAGCCTTTTCCTTCAGGCGTAA
- the gcvH gene encoding glycine cleavage system protein GcvH yields MSKVPTNLKYAASHEWVLDNGDGTVTLGISDHAQELLGDVVFVELPDLGRQISKGEEFSLVESVKAASDIYSPLSGEVIEVNSALTDTPEMVNESPYEGGWIAKIRLSQVAELADLLSAVEYEATVAEDA; encoded by the coding sequence ATGAGCAAGGTCCCGACAAATCTGAAATATGCCGCCTCCCATGAGTGGGTGCTCGACAACGGTGACGGTACCGTGACCCTGGGCATCAGTGATCATGCCCAGGAGCTGCTGGGTGACGTGGTTTTCGTGGAGCTGCCGGACCTGGGTCGCCAGATCAGCAAGGGTGAGGAGTTCTCGCTGGTGGAGTCCGTCAAGGCGGCCTCCGACATCTACTCGCCGCTCAGCGGTGAGGTGATCGAGGTCAACAGCGCGCTGACGGATACACCGGAAATGGTGAATGAAAGCCCCTATGAGGGTGGCTGGATCGCCAAAATCAGGCTGTCCCAGGTTGCTGAACTGGCGGATCTGCTGAGTGCCGTCGAATACGAGGCCACCGTCGCCGAAGACGCCTGA
- the lipA gene encoding lipoyl synthase, whose amino-acid sequence MELIPLKELKGESKMARLRHKPDPSRTRLAKPEWIRIDPRSNSNVAKVKKQLRELKLHTVCEEASCPNLAECFSKRTATFMIMGGICTRRCPFCDVAHGKPLGLDPDEPRHVAQSIQQLNLRYAVITSVDRDDLRDGGAAHFSATVRESRALNPGLTVEILVPDFRGKLDTALAALSVDLPDVLNHNMETVPRLYASVRPGADYRNSLDLLQRYKRQHPEVATKSGLMVGLGETRDEIVAVMQDLRSQGVDMLTIGQYLQPSRHHLAVERYVTPDEFKAYEEIGNQLGFRNVASGPMVRSSYHADLQASGSPLK is encoded by the coding sequence ATGGAACTCATTCCGTTAAAAGAACTAAAGGGCGAATCCAAGATGGCGCGCCTGCGCCACAAGCCTGATCCCAGCCGTACCCGCCTGGCGAAGCCGGAGTGGATCCGCATCGATCCGCGCAGCAACAGCAACGTCGCCAAGGTGAAGAAACAGCTGCGCGAGCTGAAACTGCATACGGTGTGCGAGGAGGCCTCCTGCCCGAACCTGGCCGAGTGTTTCAGCAAGCGCACCGCCACCTTTATGATCATGGGGGGCATCTGCACCCGCCGCTGCCCCTTCTGCGATGTCGCCCACGGCAAGCCCCTGGGGCTCGATCCGGACGAGCCGCGCCACGTGGCCCAGAGCATTCAGCAGCTGAACCTGCGCTATGCGGTGATCACCTCCGTCGACCGTGACGACCTGCGCGATGGCGGAGCCGCCCACTTCAGTGCCACGGTGCGCGAGTCCAGGGCGCTGAATCCGGGCCTGACGGTGGAGATCCTGGTACCGGACTTTCGCGGCAAACTCGATACCGCGCTGGCGGCCCTGTCCGTCGACCTGCCCGATGTTCTGAACCACAACATGGAAACCGTGCCGCGGCTTTACGCCTCGGTGCGACCGGGCGCCGACTACCGCAACTCCCTCGACCTGCTGCAGCGCTACAAGCGCCAGCACCCCGAGGTCGCCACCAAGTCCGGCCTGATGGTGGGCCTGGGGGAAACCCGGGACGAGATTGTCGCGGTCATGCAGGACCTGCGCAGCCAGGGCGTCGACATGCTGACCATCGGCCAGTACCTGCAGCCGAGCCGGCACCACCTGGCGGTCGAGCGTTATGTGACGCCGGACGAATTCAAGGCCTACGAAGAGATCGGCAACCAACTGGGGTTTCGCAACGTCGCCAGCGGCCCCATGGTGCGGTCCTCCTACCATGCGGACCTGCAAGCCTCGGGAAGCCCTTTGAAGTAA
- the glmS gene encoding glutamine--fructose-6-phosphate transaminase (isomerizing), whose translation MCGIVGAIAARPVSEILLEGLRRLEYRGYDSAGMTVWDGSQIKRLRRAGKVQALGDALAETPLDGQLGIAHTRWATHGKPTENNAHPHMSGARLAVVHNGIIENYESLKRDLVARGYEFTSDTDTEVIAHLLDSAISSGASVLDAVRDCVAQLHGAFALGVMHQDYPGELITARKGSPLVIGVGIGENFIGSDPLALLQVTDRFIYLEEGDVARLRRLGIEIWNSAGESVERPVLRFEHGSGSVDKGEYKHYMLKEIYEQPRVVHAAMEGRLGAERVLEEAFGVTAPAIFDQVRQVQIVACGTSYHAGLIAKYWIEDLAGIPCMVEVASEFRYRKVVLPKGTLFISISQSGETADTLAALREVRDRILASLTICNVPGSSLVRESDLCLMTNAGPEIGVASTKAFTTQLVALLMTTLVLGRRHELTPETEARIVADLKTLPGLLEQVLGLDSAIEKMAEAFAEKQHALFLGRGTLNPVAMEGALKLKEISYIHAEAYAAGELKHGPLALVDKDMPVVTVAPRNEMLDKLKANLQEVRARGGELFVFAGSRQEVQPEEGVQVLELPPMPGILEPIVYTLPLQLLSYHVAVLKGTDVDQPRNLAKSVTVE comes from the coding sequence ATGTGTGGAATCGTAGGGGCTATCGCCGCAAGGCCGGTATCGGAAATACTGCTCGAAGGCCTGCGTCGGCTGGAATACCGCGGTTATGACTCCGCCGGCATGACGGTGTGGGATGGCAGCCAGATCAAGCGTCTGCGCCGCGCCGGCAAGGTACAGGCGCTGGGTGATGCCCTGGCCGAAACCCCGCTGGACGGCCAGCTGGGCATCGCCCACACGCGCTGGGCCACCCACGGCAAGCCGACCGAAAACAATGCCCATCCCCATATGTCCGGCGCCCGCCTGGCGGTGGTGCACAACGGCATTATCGAAAACTACGAGAGCCTCAAGCGCGACCTGGTCGCCCGGGGTTACGAGTTCACCTCCGACACCGATACCGAAGTCATAGCCCACCTGCTGGACAGCGCTATTTCCTCCGGCGCCAGCGTGCTGGATGCGGTGCGCGATTGCGTGGCGCAGCTGCACGGTGCCTTTGCTCTGGGCGTCATGCACCAAGACTATCCCGGCGAGCTGATCACGGCGCGCAAGGGCAGCCCGCTGGTTATAGGTGTGGGGATCGGCGAGAACTTTATCGGCTCAGATCCGCTGGCGCTGCTGCAGGTCACCGACCGTTTCATCTACCTGGAAGAGGGCGATGTGGCCCGCCTGCGCCGCTTGGGGATCGAGATCTGGAACAGTGCCGGCGAGTCGGTTGAGCGCCCGGTACTGCGGTTCGAGCATGGCTCCGGCAGCGTCGACAAGGGCGAATACAAGCACTACATGCTCAAGGAAATCTACGAGCAGCCCAGGGTCGTGCACGCCGCCATGGAAGGGCGCCTGGGGGCCGAGCGGGTGCTGGAAGAGGCCTTTGGCGTTACCGCGCCGGCCATCTTTGATCAGGTCAGGCAGGTGCAGATCGTGGCCTGCGGCACCAGCTATCATGCCGGCCTTATCGCCAAGTACTGGATCGAGGATCTGGCGGGCATTCCCTGCATGGTGGAAGTAGCCAGTGAATTCCGTTACCGCAAGGTGGTGCTGCCCAAGGGCACGCTCTTTATCAGCATTTCCCAATCGGGCGAAACCGCCGATACCCTGGCGGCGTTGCGCGAGGTGCGTGATCGCATTCTGGCCAGCCTGACCATCTGTAACGTGCCGGGCAGCTCCCTGGTGCGTGAATCCGACCTCTGCCTGATGACCAATGCCGGCCCCGAAATCGGCGTGGCCTCCACCAAGGCCTTTACCACCCAGCTGGTCGCGCTGCTGATGACCACCCTGGTACTGGGGCGTCGCCACGAACTGACTCCGGAGACCGAAGCGCGGATAGTGGCGGATCTTAAAACACTGCCGGGGCTGCTGGAGCAGGTACTGGGGCTGGATTCTGCCATCGAGAAAATGGCCGAAGCCTTTGCCGAGAAGCAACACGCCCTCTTTCTGGGCCGCGGTACCCTGAACCCGGTGGCGATGGAAGGGGCGCTCAAGCTCAAGGAGATCTCCTACATTCACGCCGAGGCCTACGCCGCCGGCGAGCTCAAGCATGGTCCGCTGGCACTGGTCGACAAGGACATGCCGGTGGTCACAGTGGCGCCGCGCAACGAGATGCTCGACAAGCTCAAGGCCAACCTGCAGGAAGTGCGCGCCCGTGGCGGCGAGCTGTTCGTCTTCGCCGGCAGCCGCCAGGAAGTACAGCCCGAAGAGGGCGTGCAGGTGCTGGAACTGCCGCCGATGCCGGGCATTCTGGAGCCCATCGTCTACACCCTGCCGCTGCAGCTGCTGTCCTACCACGTCGCCGTACTCAAGGGCACAGACGTCGACCAGCCGCGTAACCTGGCCAAGTCTGTGACGGTGGAATAG
- the glmU gene encoding bifunctional UDP-N-acetylglucosamine diphosphorylase/glucosamine-1-phosphate N-acetyltransferase GlmU, with the protein MSLDVIILAAGQGSRMKSKKPKVLHGIGGKPMVQHVIDCAVELDAPRIHVVVGHGAEQVREALGDQALHFALQAEQLGTGHAVAQALDGTEASGISLVLYGDVPLTRSETLRQLVAIAAQDKLGLLTVKLTDPSGYGRIIRNDADQVVAIVEHKDATEAQREVDEVNTGILALPTRLLADWLPRLSSNNVQGEYYLTDIIAMAAEQGVLIEAIQPEHEQEVQGVNNRLQQAELERWYQLREAQRLMHQGVTLLDPSRLDVRGNLSVGLDVVIDINCLFEGRVTLGNDVTIGPNCHISDAVIGDGCHIKANSVIEQATLQENCDIGPFARLRPGTVLAAGVKVGNFVETKKARIGAGSKVSHLSYVGDALIGSGVNVGAGTITCNYDGVNKSQTEIGDGAFIGSNSALVAPVKVGAGATVGAGSTITRDVAGDQLSVARAKQRNLDGWPRPTKRQD; encoded by the coding sequence ATGTCATTGGATGTGATTATTCTGGCGGCCGGACAGGGCAGCCGCATGAAATCGAAGAAACCCAAGGTGCTGCACGGCATCGGCGGCAAGCCGATGGTGCAGCATGTCATCGACTGTGCAGTTGAGCTGGATGCACCGCGCATACACGTAGTGGTGGGGCATGGCGCCGAGCAGGTGCGCGAAGCCCTGGGCGATCAGGCACTCCATTTTGCTCTCCAGGCCGAACAGCTGGGCACCGGCCATGCCGTGGCCCAGGCGCTGGACGGCACCGAAGCTTCCGGCATCAGTCTGGTGCTGTACGGCGATGTCCCCCTGACCCGCAGCGAGACCCTGCGTCAGCTGGTTGCCATAGCCGCCCAAGACAAGCTCGGCCTGCTGACGGTAAAGCTGACCGATCCCAGCGGCTACGGCCGTATCATCCGCAACGACGCCGACCAGGTGGTGGCCATCGTCGAACACAAGGATGCAACTGAGGCGCAGCGCGAAGTGGATGAGGTCAACACCGGCATACTGGCGCTGCCCACCAGGCTGCTGGCCGACTGGCTGCCCAGGCTCTCGAGCAACAATGTCCAGGGTGAGTATTACCTCACCGATATCATCGCCATGGCGGCGGAGCAGGGCGTGCTGATCGAGGCGATTCAGCCTGAACACGAGCAGGAAGTGCAGGGCGTGAACAACCGTCTGCAGCAGGCCGAACTGGAGCGCTGGTATCAGTTGCGTGAAGCGCAGCGCCTGATGCACCAGGGCGTGACCCTGCTGGACCCGTCGCGGCTGGATGTGCGTGGCAACCTGAGTGTCGGGCTTGATGTGGTAATCGATATCAACTGCCTGTTCGAAGGCAGGGTTACCCTGGGTAACGATGTGACTATAGGTCCCAACTGCCATATCAGCGATGCGGTGATCGGCGATGGCTGCCATATCAAGGCCAACTCCGTGATCGAACAGGCGACACTGCAGGAAAACTGCGATATCGGGCCTTTTGCGCGCCTGCGTCCGGGCACGGTGCTGGCGGCGGGGGTCAAGGTTGGCAACTTTGTTGAAACCAAGAAAGCCCGTATCGGCGCAGGCTCCAAGGTCAGTCATCTGAGTTATGTGGGCGATGCCCTGATTGGCAGCGGCGTGAATGTCGGCGCCGGCACCATTACCTGCAACTATGATGGCGTGAACAAGTCACAGACCGAGATCGGTGATGGCGCCTTTATCGGCTCCAACAGTGCTCTGGTGGCGCCGGTGAAGGTGGGGGCAGGCGCAACCGTGGGCGCAGGTTCTACTATTACCAGGGATGTGGCCGGCGATCAGTTGTCGGTGGCCCGGGCCAAGCAGCGCAATCTCGATGGCTGGCCGCGCCCGACTAAGCGCCAGGACTGA
- a CDS encoding TrmB family transcriptional regulator: MTDSIFSLLGLEEREIRIYRALLSLGPSAIRTIADKAGINRGTAYECLKSLQSKGVVTYLPKGKRRYFSPCDPEVLLQMAQERQASLDNAVGQLRGKIIPELNHLKPDFSAANVQFYEGDDGIEFVLRDILNTVSGQPDPAYSVFSSKPIRRHLYRPFPTYTVQRIARGIQVRVIAIGEGGEDAELSERKWIRTNGPVDAAYIAIYPPKVAIISLASENYPTAVVIDSREVSAAQKIVFDTLWGLL, from the coding sequence ATGACCGATTCAATCTTTAGCCTGCTCGGCCTGGAAGAACGCGAGATACGCATTTACCGTGCCCTGCTGAGCCTGGGCCCCAGCGCCATACGTACCATTGCCGACAAGGCCGGCATCAATCGCGGCACCGCCTACGAGTGCCTCAAGAGCCTGCAGAGCAAGGGAGTTGTCACCTACCTGCCCAAGGGCAAGCGGCGCTACTTCTCGCCCTGTGATCCCGAGGTGCTGTTGCAGATGGCACAGGAACGTCAGGCTTCGCTGGACAATGCGGTGGGCCAGCTGCGCGGCAAGATAATCCCCGAACTGAACCACCTCAAGCCCGATTTCAGCGCCGCCAATGTGCAGTTCTACGAAGGCGACGACGGTATCGAGTTCGTGCTGCGGGATATCCTCAATACGGTGTCCGGCCAGCCTGATCCGGCCTATTCGGTATTCTCCTCCAAACCCATCCGGCGCCACCTGTACCGGCCCTTTCCGACCTATACGGTGCAGCGCATCGCCCGTGGTATCCAGGTGCGGGTCATCGCCATCGGCGAGGGCGGCGAGGATGCGGAACTGTCGGAGCGCAAATGGATTCGTACCAATGGCCCGGTGGATGCGGCTTACATCGCCATCTACCCGCCCAAGGTGGCGATTATCTCGCTGGCCTCGGAGAACTACCCCACCGCCGTGGTGATCGATTCCCGGGAAGTGTCAGCCGCGCAGAAGATCGTGTTCGATACGCTCTGGGGGCTGTTGTGA
- a CDS encoding F0F1 ATP synthase subunit epsilon, with protein sequence MAMTVHCDIVSAEGEVFSGLIEFVSVTGSLGDLGIYPGHAPLLTELKPGPVELRKQGGQEDVFYVSGGFLEVQPHKIIVLADTALRANDLSEAAAIEAQTHAQQEMADKSAEFEYSRAATQLAEAAAQLRTLQQLRKKGKH encoded by the coding sequence ATGGCTATGACTGTTCATTGCGATATCGTGAGTGCCGAGGGCGAAGTTTTCTCCGGCCTGATCGAGTTCGTATCGGTAACAGGTAGCCTGGGTGACCTGGGTATCTACCCCGGTCACGCTCCGCTTCTGACGGAACTGAAACCAGGCCCTGTCGAGCTGCGCAAGCAGGGCGGCCAGGAAGACGTTTTTTACGTCTCCGGCGGCTTCCTCGAAGTGCAACCGCACAAGATCATAGTGCTGGCAGACACCGCTCTGCGCGCCAATGATCTGAGTGAAGCGGCGGCAATCGAGGCTCAGACGCATGCGCAACAGGAGATGGCTGATAAGTCCGCCGAGTTTGAATACTCGCGGGCGGCCACGCAGCTGGCGGAAGCTGCTGCGCAGCTCCGCACACTGCAGCAGCTTCGCAAGAAAGGTAAACACTGA